Within Candidatus Polarisedimenticolia bacterium, the genomic segment GGCTCGCTCGTGCCGCTGGCCGCCACGCTCTGGAGCGCCCTGCGCGGTGAGCTGGGCGCCAACCCGATCGCCGAGGCGCTCAACCGGCTCGGCCTGATGGCGCTCGTCTTCCTGATCGCCTCGCTCACCTGCACGCCGCTGAGGGCTGCTTTCGGGTGGACGTGGCCGATCCGGCTGCGCCGCATGCTCGGCCTGTTCGCCTTCTTCTACGCCCTGCTCCACATGACGACCTACATCGGGCTCGACCAGACGCTGAGCTGGCGCGCGATCTTCGCCGACATTACCAAGCGCAAGTTCATCTTCGTCGGCTTCCTTGCTTTCGTCATGCTGCTCCCGCTGGCTCTCACCTCCACGGCGGCGGCCGTGCGACGCCTCG encodes:
- a CDS encoding protein-methionine-sulfoxide reductase heme-binding subunit MsrQ translates to MVAGAVRRSVPHPWLKPAVFTGSLVPLAATLWSALRGELGANPIAEALNRLGLMALVFLIASLTCTPLRAAFGWTWPIRLRRMLGLFAFFYALLHMTTYIGLDQTLSWRAIFADITKRKFIFVGFLAFVMLLPLALTSTAAAVRRLGFVRWKRLHRLAYAAGILGVIHFIWRVKKDLREPVIYAVILGVLLLARLAASLHDRPKRDPARWTPTMQS